From Echinicola soli, a single genomic window includes:
- a CDS encoding DUF4127 family protein: MKSILTFIFLLLAANTNVLGNPVKEKLLLIPLDDRPPCLQFPIKLGEIVNMEIITPPKEILGNLHDAGNTDALASWIKRQPIEDVSGVILVADMLAYGGLVASRKYAINSESALARLKLIKFIKEKNPLIPIFVQSVIMRLAPTADGTNEEHRVKLAKWAATVDPAKKTALERGLPKAVTADYLAARNRNHQVNRQMIEWTSDGLIDYLVLSQDDAKPAGLHVTEKEHLAQQVKSYKLSDKVAIQAGTDEVAMLLLGRFVNRQKHLSPTVKVHYSSEAMRNEVMPFEDEILGETVNKMVKCAGGDLVDQGSSPDLHWYVYTSRYNEEETKSFITTIIQAIKKGQKLIVSDIDPIGNVQGGAKVFSEALIEKGTLSKLYGYASWNTAGNTLGTALPQGFLFHARQTAAAHDKMTSSNSSAHYWFTIHRMVNDYVYNNEVRAALKQAFGPKHTNATILSADKLEMADNIALDIIEPCLERIIRYNFTDQFQAHHLKFELPWKRAFEALIDFDLTKSSGKEMDHQEFLIP; encoded by the coding sequence ATGAAATCAATCCTTACTTTTATTTTTCTGTTGTTAGCAGCTAATACGAATGTTTTGGGGAATCCTGTGAAGGAAAAATTGCTGCTCATTCCATTGGATGATCGGCCACCCTGTTTACAGTTTCCGATAAAACTCGGTGAAATTGTCAATATGGAAATCATCACTCCACCCAAGGAAATATTGGGAAACTTGCATGATGCAGGAAATACTGATGCTTTGGCTTCTTGGATCAAGCGCCAGCCCATTGAAGATGTGAGTGGTGTTATTCTCGTAGCAGACATGTTGGCCTATGGTGGTTTAGTGGCAAGTCGCAAGTATGCCATAAACTCAGAATCTGCATTGGCCAGATTAAAGTTGATAAAATTTATAAAAGAGAAAAATCCCCTGATTCCTATTTTTGTTCAAAGCGTCATCATGCGATTGGCCCCCACAGCTGATGGTACAAATGAAGAGCATAGGGTGAAACTGGCCAAATGGGCAGCCACAGTGGACCCCGCAAAGAAGACGGCGCTGGAGCGTGGGTTGCCAAAGGCTGTGACGGCTGATTATTTGGCGGCCAGAAACCGAAATCATCAAGTGAATCGCCAAATGATAGAATGGACAAGCGATGGTTTGATCGATTATCTCGTGCTTTCACAAGATGATGCCAAACCTGCCGGACTTCATGTCACTGAAAAAGAACACCTTGCCCAACAAGTGAAAAGTTACAAGTTAAGTGATAAGGTGGCTATCCAAGCAGGTACCGATGAAGTGGCCATGTTGCTCCTTGGCCGTTTTGTCAATCGACAAAAACACCTCAGCCCCACTGTCAAAGTCCATTATTCTTCTGAAGCAATGCGAAATGAAGTGATGCCTTTTGAAGATGAGATACTTGGCGAAACGGTTAATAAAATGGTGAAATGTGCCGGTGGAGACTTGGTTGACCAAGGGTCAAGTCCTGACCTTCATTGGTACGTCTACACCTCCCGGTACAATGAGGAAGAAACAAAATCCTTTATAACAACTATTATCCAGGCCATAAAAAAAGGCCAAAAGTTGATTGTTTCTGACATTGATCCGATAGGAAATGTACAAGGAGGAGCAAAGGTGTTTTCTGAGGCATTGATAGAAAAGGGCACTTTATCAAAACTGTACGGTTATGCCTCCTGGAATACGGCAGGAAATACATTGGGTACCGCATTGCCGCAGGGTTTTCTCTTTCACGCCCGCCAAACGGCCGCAGCACATGATAAAATGACTTCAAGCAATTCTTCAGCCCATTACTGGTTTACTATCCATCGTATGGTAAATGATTATGTTTATAATAATGAAGTAAGGGCGGCCTTGAAACAGGCATTTGGCCCTAAACATACGAATGCCACCATATTGTCTGCCGACAAACTTGAAATGGCAGACAATATTGCTTTGGATATCATAGAGCCATGCCTGGAGAGAATTATACGCTATAATTTTACCGATCAGTTTCAAGCACATCATTTGAAATTTGAGTTGCCTTGGAAAAGGGCTTTCGAGGCGCTGATTGATTTTGACCTGACTAAATCATCAGGTAAGGAAATGGATCATCAGGAATTTTTAATACCTTAA
- a CDS encoding 3-keto-disaccharide hydrolase — translation MNIRIVLSLLVGLSLQTLCSLTFGQSIGVGAAKPATAKWLFDGSREMLDNKWEYWEGPRLAAVPPIKWEIVDDPLSSSTALNTNDPAAANGKYGAADIVTKEKFNDFRLHIEFLIEHEGGNSGVYLQNRYEIQVLDGDSTTHGMAAIINEKAAPYEIYNGLGKWNAYDIVFRAARFDQEGKLIEKALMTMYFNGVKIHANEYIQQVWGGPNSGLDGGNDGGKGITDRAGGIKLQAEGHDVLYRNIWILPLNIDKSDTDF, via the coding sequence ATGAACATTCGCATTGTTTTATCCCTTCTTGTTGGCTTGTCATTACAAACCCTTTGCTCACTGACTTTCGGTCAAAGTATAGGGGTTGGGGCTGCAAAACCAGCAACTGCCAAGTGGCTCTTTGATGGAAGTAGGGAAATGCTTGACAATAAATGGGAATATTGGGAGGGACCAAGGTTAGCAGCAGTCCCACCGATCAAGTGGGAAATCGTCGATGATCCATTATCTAGCAGTACCGCGCTAAACACCAACGATCCGGCAGCTGCCAATGGAAAATATGGTGCGGCCGATATTGTGACTAAAGAAAAATTCAATGATTTTAGATTACATATCGAATTTTTGATTGAACATGAAGGAGGGAATAGCGGAGTTTACCTTCAGAACCGTTATGAAATCCAGGTACTCGATGGTGACTCAACCACCCATGGGATGGCTGCCATTATCAATGAGAAAGCCGCTCCTTATGAAATTTATAATGGATTGGGCAAATGGAATGCCTATGATATTGTTTTTCGAGCAGCTAGATTTGACCAAGAGGGAAAACTCATCGAAAAAGCACTGATGACCATGTATTTTAATGGTGTGAAAATACATGCGAACGAATATATCCAGCAAGTCTGGGGTGGTCCTAACTCTGGGCTTGATGGTGGCAATGATGGCGGAAAAGGTATTACCGATCGGGCTGGTGGAATTAAACTGCAAGCAGAGGGGCACGATGTGCTATATCGGAACATTTGGATCCTGCCGCTTAATATAGATAAGTCCGATACTGATTTTTAG
- a CDS encoding glycoside hydrolase family protein, protein MIKKYVLSILLFSVLTSSAKAQLIIEPQPIDAVVVENGSSSILKGPSILNNEGYFVWGGSVIKGEDGRYHMFYSRWPSGDDQDKFTDGWLTASEIAYAVSDDADHGFKFVKTVVQGQGKERRPEAWDGQSVHNPHIQRFNGTYYLYHTGSTYPGEQPRGSSGAELSRRDLIQQSQQIGVITFHSIDDLLEGNIIRSENPLLSPRTRVKDENVLNPSPKGTEAKPDNLIVVNPAVVKRRADGRYLLYFKGNLYIPNWRGVHGVAISDSPTGPFRQRDEFVFDVKDDDGKLASAEDPYVWYHEDSGFYYTVFKDFTGKITGGDPGLALMKSSDGIHWEKPDNAMFMPLSLKLKNGHTVEVNRLERPQFLIGEDGLPKVLYAACSLNPLNEKRDGSSFNVQILLKSYFYKE, encoded by the coding sequence ATGATCAAGAAATATGTACTCAGTATACTGTTGTTTTCGGTTTTAACCTCTTCAGCAAAAGCCCAACTTATCATTGAGCCACAACCAATAGACGCAGTGGTGGTGGAGAATGGCTCCAGTTCCATTTTAAAAGGGCCTTCTATATTAAATAATGAGGGTTATTTCGTCTGGGGAGGGAGTGTTATCAAAGGGGAAGATGGCAGGTACCATATGTTTTATAGCCGTTGGCCTTCCGGGGATGATCAGGACAAATTTACAGATGGTTGGTTGACGGCATCAGAAATAGCCTATGCTGTTTCTGATGATGCCGATCATGGGTTTAAATTTGTCAAAACCGTGGTCCAGGGACAAGGAAAGGAGAGAAGACCAGAAGCTTGGGACGGTCAGTCCGTTCATAACCCTCACATTCAACGATTCAATGGCACCTATTACCTTTATCATACCGGTAGCACCTATCCCGGAGAACAGCCAAGGGGAAGTTCCGGAGCTGAGCTGAGCAGGCGAGACCTTATCCAGCAAAGCCAGCAGATAGGCGTGATTACCTTCCATAGCATCGATGACCTCCTTGAAGGAAATATCATTCGGTCCGAAAATCCCTTGCTAAGTCCGAGGACACGGGTAAAAGATGAAAATGTGCTGAATCCTTCACCCAAAGGCACTGAAGCCAAACCAGATAACTTAATCGTCGTAAATCCAGCAGTCGTGAAAAGGAGAGCAGACGGCAGATATCTACTTTACTTCAAAGGAAACCTTTATATTCCCAATTGGAGAGGAGTACATGGGGTCGCAATCAGTGATTCACCGACAGGCCCTTTTAGGCAACGGGATGAGTTTGTTTTTGATGTAAAGGATGATGATGGGAAATTGGCCTCAGCAGAAGATCCCTATGTTTGGTACCATGAAGACAGTGGTTTCTATTATACTGTTTTTAAAGACTTTACGGGGAAAATCACAGGCGGTGATCCAGGCTTGGCACTGATGAAATCTTCAGATGGAATTCACTGGGAAAAACCTGATAATGCTATGTTTATGCCTTTATCACTTAAGCTAAAAAACGGCCATACAGTGGAAGTAAACAGGCTGGAAAGACCCCAATTTCTCATTGGTGAAGATGGATTGCCGAAAGTACTTTACGCCGCTTGTTCACTTAATCCACTAAATGAAAAAAGAGATGGAAGCTCTTTTAACGTCCAAATTCTATTGAAAAGCTATTTTTATAAGGAATAG
- a CDS encoding THUMP domain-containing class I SAM-dependent RNA methyltransferase, which produces MNNFDQKGRVIVTCKDRFAPYLEEELIEHGFKPLKVDRTSIELNASMNECIYLNMHLRVASHVLFEIKSFYLHHARDIYRRVKNIPWEEYIDNDTYFSVISHVENESVNNPLFVNVKVKDAIVDRFRENTGKRPDTGADFDGAVFQLYWKETQASMFINTSGETLSKRGYRKLPWMAPMVENLAAATILASDWDRKGPFVNPMCGAGTLVIEAALMATNRYPGLFREHYSFMHIKGYKEEVYDLLKEQLKSKINDNITGKFVASDISERAIYAAEENAKVANVIDHISFEVVDFAETTVPKYENGVVFFNPEYGERLGEEEELVNTYKRIGDFMKQNCSGYTGYIFTGNLKLGKRVGLRPSRKIEFFNGTIDCRLLKFDLYSGGKKDKEFGST; this is translated from the coding sequence ATGAATAATTTTGACCAAAAAGGGAGGGTAATCGTAACCTGCAAGGATCGGTTTGCCCCATATCTTGAGGAGGAACTGATCGAACATGGATTTAAGCCATTAAAGGTAGACCGTACCAGTATAGAGCTTAATGCCAGTATGAATGAGTGCATTTACCTAAATATGCATTTGAGAGTGGCTAGTCATGTACTTTTCGAAATCAAGTCTTTTTATCTTCACCATGCCCGTGATATTTACCGACGCGTAAAAAATATCCCTTGGGAAGAATATATTGACAATGACACGTATTTTTCTGTAATCAGCCATGTCGAAAACGAAAGTGTGAACAATCCACTTTTTGTAAATGTAAAAGTCAAGGATGCGATCGTTGATCGTTTTCGTGAAAATACAGGCAAAAGACCAGACACCGGAGCTGATTTTGACGGTGCGGTATTTCAGTTATATTGGAAAGAAACACAGGCCTCCATGTTTATCAATACCTCGGGTGAAACCCTTTCCAAAAGAGGCTATCGCAAGCTTCCATGGATGGCACCGATGGTCGAAAACCTAGCGGCTGCGACCATCTTGGCCAGTGATTGGGATAGAAAAGGGCCTTTCGTTAACCCTATGTGTGGTGCAGGGACATTGGTCATCGAAGCTGCACTTATGGCCACCAATCGCTACCCGGGACTTTTTAGGGAACATTATTCCTTTATGCATATCAAAGGCTACAAGGAAGAGGTTTACGATTTGCTAAAAGAGCAGCTCAAGTCCAAGATCAACGATAACATCACGGGAAAATTCGTGGCTTCCGACATCAGTGAAAGGGCCATCTATGCTGCGGAGGAAAATGCCAAAGTGGCCAATGTAATCGATCACATTTCCTTCGAAGTGGTAGATTTTGCAGAGACAACCGTTCCCAAATATGAAAATGGAGTAGTTTTCTTCAACCCAGAATACGGCGAAAGGCTAGGAGAGGAAGAAGAGTTGGTCAATACCTATAAACGTATTGGTGATTTTATGAAACAGAACTGTTCAGGCTATACCGGTTACATCTTTACTGGCAACCTTAAGCTTGGCAAGAGGGTTGGTTTAAGGCCCAGTAGAAAAATTGAGTTCTTTAACGGTACGATAGATTGTCGCCTTCTGAAGTTTGACCTGTACAGTGGCGGCAAGAAGGACAAGGAATTTGGTTCTACATGA
- a CDS encoding C40 family peptidase, with protein sequence MKNVTLTWVAILLMVLGLFASCQPINKETTSVAPLIDRVKESYAPDKRVALFDIEYVNDTLKGQTNLPQALDELAGKLDSAGVSYTNVVEVLPEKALAGKTHGVVTISVANIRSAPKHSAELATQATMGTPVNVLKKAGSWYLVQTPDRYISWVDAAGIELMDQKAYDLWEGSPKLVFTELLGYVYESEDESMMVTDLTAGNLLKFVAENRNHYQVALPDGRQGFLEKDLAMPFEEWISTRSLSDNNLISTAKNMMGIPYLWGGTSIKGVDCSGFTKTIYFLNGQVIPRDASQQVHEGELVDTEKNWDKLAVGDLLFFGRKATEDRPERIVHVGMWIGNNSFIHSRGRVRISSFDSSSPNYDEYELGRYLRTKRIRQVPSEHIIEVAKAMN encoded by the coding sequence ATGAAAAACGTAACGTTAACTTGGGTAGCCATACTCCTGATGGTACTGGGCTTATTCGCGAGCTGTCAGCCAATCAATAAAGAAACCACCTCAGTGGCGCCTCTAATAGATCGAGTGAAAGAAAGCTATGCACCGGACAAGCGCGTAGCATTATTTGACATCGAATACGTAAACGACACGTTAAAAGGTCAAACCAATTTGCCGCAGGCACTGGATGAATTGGCTGGAAAGCTGGACAGTGCGGGAGTCTCTTATACCAATGTGGTGGAAGTACTTCCAGAGAAGGCTCTGGCAGGCAAAACGCATGGAGTGGTGACCATTTCCGTGGCCAATATCCGAAGTGCTCCCAAGCACTCTGCGGAGTTGGCAACTCAAGCGACCATGGGCACACCGGTGAATGTCCTTAAGAAAGCTGGGAGTTGGTATTTAGTGCAAACACCTGACAGGTATATTTCATGGGTGGACGCTGCAGGAATAGAACTAATGGACCAAAAGGCCTATGACCTATGGGAAGGTAGTCCCAAGCTGGTCTTTACCGAGCTTTTGGGATATGTTTATGAAAGTGAAGATGAATCCATGATGGTCACAGATCTTACAGCTGGCAACTTGCTGAAATTCGTGGCAGAAAATAGAAATCACTATCAAGTTGCCTTGCCTGATGGCCGTCAAGGTTTTTTGGAAAAGGATTTGGCCATGCCATTTGAAGAGTGGATTAGCACCCGTTCTCTTAGTGACAATAACCTGATCAGTACAGCCAAAAACATGATGGGAATACCTTATCTCTGGGGAGGTACATCGATCAAAGGAGTCGACTGTAGTGGATTTACCAAAACCATTTATTTTCTTAATGGCCAGGTGATTCCACGAGATGCTTCGCAGCAGGTTCATGAAGGAGAGCTAGTAGATACAGAAAAAAATTGGGACAAATTAGCCGTAGGTGACCTGTTGTTTTTTGGTAGAAAAGCTACAGAAGATCGTCCAGAGCGAATCGTACACGTAGGAATGTGGATCGGAAACAATTCGTTTATTCATTCCAGGGGAAGGGTACGCATCAGCAGTTTTGACTCCAGTAGCCCCAATTACGATGAATATGAACTGGGAAGATATCTAAGAACAAAAAGAATCCGTCAAGTCCCTAGTGAGCACATCATTGAAGTAGCGAAGGCAATGAATTAA
- a CDS encoding amidohydrolase family protein, with the protein MKKFNLTIYFLILLLLPVLGYGQIEGEVLKPQNGKFLLKGGTVVTVTNGSLENTSILLEDGKIVAIGAELEAGDATVIDCVGQYVYPGMIDSGTRLGLVEVGSLAETQDYAEIGNVTPNMQALTAINPNSVAIPVTRVSGVTTALSVPSGGLFPGTAALINLNGYTPDQMYTGFKGIPMNFPTSARRGRWDRRSDEEIEKDAKESLKNINDIWERAITYMKLEDADASLNYYPEMEQLAKAVRGDLPLLIEVNKAEDILKALEWIKEKEVKKAVLTGVSEGFRVAEKIAAAGIPVITGPVLALPSRSSDRYDAAYSNPGKMQKAGVKVAIRTSDTENVRNLPFNAGFAAAYGMGREEALKAITIVPAEIFGVDDHLGSIEEGKSATVFVSDGDPFETKTQIKHVFIDGYKIPMTSRHIRLYQEFLERSPGLEE; encoded by the coding sequence ATGAAGAAATTTAATTTAACAATATACTTCCTGATACTTCTACTGTTGCCTGTCTTGGGTTATGGGCAGATTGAAGGAGAAGTATTAAAACCACAAAACGGCAAGTTTCTCCTTAAAGGAGGAACAGTAGTCACCGTTACCAATGGCTCACTGGAAAACACGAGTATTTTACTGGAAGATGGGAAAATTGTGGCTATTGGTGCGGAACTGGAAGCTGGAGACGCCACCGTCATCGACTGCGTTGGCCAGTATGTTTATCCAGGTATGATCGACAGTGGAACGCGTTTGGGCTTAGTGGAAGTAGGGTCTTTGGCAGAAACACAAGATTACGCTGAAATAGGAAACGTAACACCCAATATGCAGGCACTGACAGCCATTAATCCAAATTCCGTGGCCATTCCCGTGACCAGGGTAAGTGGTGTCACCACAGCACTATCGGTTCCTTCAGGGGGATTGTTTCCCGGAACAGCAGCCTTGATCAACCTAAACGGGTATACTCCTGACCAGATGTATACAGGATTCAAAGGGATTCCGATGAATTTTCCTACCTCCGCCAGAAGAGGGCGATGGGACCGTAGGTCAGATGAGGAAATCGAAAAAGATGCCAAAGAATCCCTGAAAAACATCAATGATATTTGGGAAAGGGCTATTACCTACATGAAACTTGAAGATGCCGATGCATCCTTGAACTATTATCCAGAAATGGAACAATTGGCCAAAGCCGTGCGAGGTGATTTACCTTTATTGATAGAGGTCAATAAAGCAGAGGACATCCTTAAGGCCCTCGAATGGATTAAGGAAAAGGAAGTGAAAAAGGCAGTTCTTACAGGTGTCTCTGAAGGTTTTAGAGTAGCTGAAAAAATAGCCGCTGCAGGTATTCCTGTTATTACAGGTCCTGTTTTGGCATTACCTTCAAGGTCTTCTGATCGCTATGATGCAGCCTATAGCAACCCCGGTAAAATGCAGAAAGCTGGGGTGAAAGTAGCCATCAGGACTTCCGACACTGAAAATGTAAGAAATTTACCCTTCAATGCAGGTTTTGCTGCAGCTTACGGGATGGGCAGAGAAGAAGCACTAAAGGCCATTACCATTGTTCCAGCTGAGATTTTTGGGGTGGATGATCACCTTGGAAGCATTGAAGAGGGCAAGAGTGCCACTGTATTTGTTTCTGATGGAGATCCTTTCGAAACCAAGACACAGATCAAGCATGTATTTATCGACGGGTATAAAATACCAATGACCAGTAGGCATATACGCCTTTATCAAGAATTCCTGGAGAGAAGCCCAGGCCTGGAAGAATAA
- a CDS encoding amidohydrolase family protein — MRKLTYIICSLLFIGSQQLTAQTPKGSVLIQNATVLTVSQGTLEDSDVLVEDGIIKKVGKDLSASNNVETIDASGKFLMPGIIDAHSHLALDVVNEATAPITAEVAIADVINPFDVGIYRALAGGTTIAHGLHGSANAIGGQSITMKYRYGTRNPEDIIMKEAPRTIKFALGENPTRVHGRGKNIQPRTRMGVEAVIRNGFNEALQYKKKWKTYNQSKEQKNSKATHPEYNLRLQTLADILDGEIIIHCHSYRADEIYMLINVCRDFGVDKLVFTHVNEGFKVAPELAKYTMGASVFSDWWAYKFEVYYSTAYNAAILTENGVITSINSDSDELIRHLYHEAAKTQRYGGLSDEQALALITINPAKQLGIDEYVGSIEEGKQGDLVIFDHHPLSVYAVPQMTFVDGIKYFDINEDKDDQRLKVSPTEMVEPVYLQVEEESCMHGVELFTEGTTFHHSH, encoded by the coding sequence ATGAGGAAATTAACATATATCATTTGTTCCCTATTGTTCATAGGATCACAACAACTGACTGCACAAACACCCAAAGGCAGCGTTTTAATTCAAAATGCCACTGTATTGACAGTATCCCAGGGAACCTTGGAAGATTCGGACGTACTGGTAGAAGACGGCATCATCAAGAAGGTGGGTAAGGACCTTTCTGCTTCCAATAACGTAGAGACCATAGATGCCTCTGGCAAATTCCTTATGCCCGGCATTATTGATGCACACTCGCACCTTGCCCTGGATGTGGTCAATGAAGCCACCGCTCCCATTACGGCGGAAGTGGCCATCGCTGATGTTATCAATCCATTTGACGTAGGAATATATAGGGCATTAGCGGGGGGTACTACTATCGCCCACGGCCTTCATGGTTCTGCCAATGCCATTGGTGGCCAGAGCATCACGATGAAGTACCGATACGGCACCCGAAACCCGGAGGATATCATCATGAAAGAGGCTCCCCGAACTATCAAATTTGCTTTGGGAGAAAATCCGACCAGGGTTCATGGTCGTGGTAAAAACATCCAGCCGCGCACCCGTATGGGCGTGGAAGCGGTCATAAGAAACGGTTTTAATGAAGCCCTTCAATACAAGAAAAAATGGAAAACCTATAACCAATCAAAAGAACAAAAGAACAGTAAGGCAACTCATCCAGAATACAACCTACGTTTGCAGACCTTGGCAGACATCCTGGATGGAGAAATCATTATCCACTGCCACTCCTATCGTGCAGATGAGATCTATATGCTGATCAATGTATGTAGGGATTTTGGGGTGGATAAGCTAGTCTTCACCCACGTGAACGAAGGTTTCAAGGTAGCTCCAGAGCTCGCCAAATATACCATGGGTGCTTCTGTTTTCAGTGATTGGTGGGCTTATAAGTTTGAAGTGTATTATTCCACTGCTTACAATGCAGCGATCCTAACCGAAAATGGCGTAATCACTTCGATCAATTCGGATTCAGATGAACTGATCCGTCATTTGTACCATGAAGCTGCCAAGACCCAGCGGTACGGTGGATTATCGGATGAGCAGGCATTGGCCCTGATCACCATTAATCCTGCCAAGCAACTTGGGATCGATGAATACGTGGGATCTATCGAGGAGGGCAAGCAAGGTGACCTGGTGATCTTTGACCACCATCCGTTATCTGTTTATGCCGTCCCACAGATGACTTTTGTGGATGGGATAAAATATTTTGATATCAATGAAGATAAAGATGACCAAAGGCTAAAAGTAAGCCCTACTGAAATGGTAGAGCCAGTTTATCTTCAGGTAGAGGAAGAGAGCTGTATGCATGGTGTCGAGCTCTTTACTGAAGGAACCACTTTTCATCACTCACACTAG
- a CDS encoding amidohydrolase family protein, whose amino-acid sequence MIKRLTTVLFLVVLICLMDTSTVFGQSDQTGQKRVTGTYAITNATVITQPGKWLSATTIVIKDGLITEIGENAAVPVEAKVIPGDSLFVYAGFIDMGGEAGVQKPEEAQKPENFDPSNPPNDVAGITPERTVLDYWDTANGSITEWRKTGFTIAQLLPKGEMLPGKTALVVYGNAESTNILKAATGLFGQFETARGVYPGTTLGLMAKYRELYKNAELKNQHAQMFANNSNGISRPEKNKSLEAFYPVINKQIPVVFEANEELEIRRVLKLKKELGFDLVLMDMEEGSNLAEELLAANASVVLSLKLPDDKAQKADMEDATEESKTAHKRVVEAYEEALSHAGNFEKAGVKFGFSTNQVKKDDALKNLRLMIANGLTEEGALAALTTNPASILGISKYAGTIEEGKSANLVLATDSLFAEDSKINYVMADGYLYEYDISKTKKTEGNTSDVTGEWNYTSETPGGTSTGEIRFTEKSGNLSGEIDVDDPNGGGTLTRPLENISYDGKTLSFTFSIEVQGQKLTVHTKGKVDGDDFNGSISIRDMGDFSLTAKKAPDFKF is encoded by the coding sequence ATGATTAAAAGATTAACCACTGTATTGTTTTTGGTGGTATTGATTTGTTTGATGGACACGTCGACGGTTTTTGGCCAGAGTGACCAGACAGGGCAAAAAAGAGTGACGGGCACCTACGCCATCACTAATGCCACAGTAATTACCCAACCCGGAAAATGGCTTTCGGCCACTACAATCGTGATCAAAGATGGGCTGATCACCGAAATTGGCGAAAATGCAGCTGTTCCCGTGGAAGCAAAAGTCATCCCCGGGGACTCTTTATTTGTATATGCTGGATTTATTGACATGGGAGGTGAAGCGGGTGTCCAAAAGCCAGAAGAAGCCCAAAAACCTGAAAATTTTGATCCATCCAATCCTCCCAATGATGTGGCCGGGATCACTCCTGAGCGTACTGTCTTGGACTATTGGGATACCGCTAATGGCAGTATCACAGAATGGAGAAAGACGGGTTTCACCATCGCCCAACTTCTTCCAAAAGGTGAAATGCTCCCAGGAAAAACAGCATTGGTCGTATACGGTAATGCTGAATCCACCAATATCCTCAAAGCGGCCACGGGTCTATTTGGTCAATTTGAAACTGCCCGTGGCGTTTATCCCGGAACTACCCTGGGACTCATGGCAAAATACAGGGAACTGTACAAAAATGCTGAACTTAAAAACCAGCATGCCCAAATGTTTGCCAACAATTCCAATGGAATAAGCAGGCCCGAAAAAAATAAAAGCCTGGAAGCATTCTATCCAGTGATCAACAAGCAAATTCCGGTGGTTTTTGAAGCCAATGAGGAACTTGAAATCCGTCGGGTATTAAAATTGAAAAAAGAATTGGGCTTTGACCTAGTGCTGATGGACATGGAAGAAGGAAGCAATTTGGCCGAAGAACTATTGGCCGCCAATGCATCCGTGGTGCTTTCACTCAAGCTGCCAGATGATAAAGCCCAAAAGGCGGATATGGAAGATGCCACAGAAGAGTCCAAAACTGCCCATAAACGTGTAGTTGAAGCTTATGAGGAGGCTTTGTCCCATGCGGGTAACTTTGAAAAAGCAGGGGTGAAATTTGGTTTCTCCACCAATCAGGTTAAAAAAGACGATGCATTAAAAAACCTGCGGTTGATGATAGCAAATGGCCTGACGGAAGAAGGCGCCTTGGCGGCCTTGACCACAAATCCTGCATCCATCTTGGGCATCAGCAAGTATGCCGGTACGATTGAGGAAGGAAAATCGGCCAACTTAGTTTTGGCAACAGATAGCCTTTTTGCAGAAGACAGCAAGATCAACTACGTAATGGCTGATGGATATCTATATGAATACGATATTTCCAAAACCAAAAAAACAGAAGGAAATACATCCGATGTGACTGGCGAGTGGAATTACACCTCTGAAACTCCTGGAGGTACTTCCACTGGAGAAATCAGGTTTACCGAAAAATCAGGTAATCTTTCTGGGGAAATTGATGTGGACGATCCCAATGGTGGCGGTACACTAACGAGGCCTTTGGAAAACATCAGTTATGACGGCAAAACACTGAGTTTTACTTTTTCTATCGAAGTTCAGGGACAAAAGCTCACCGTCCATACCAAGGGGAAAGTCGATGGAGATGATTTTAATGGATCCATCAGTATCAGAGACATGGGAGATTTTTCGCTCACGGCCAAAAAAGCACCTGATTTTAAATTCTAA
- a CDS encoding response regulator transcription factor, giving the protein MKDILVIEDDQLILKMVEFRLKKEGYKVVIAEDGNKGIEALDDLQPDLIITDIMVPYKSGIEIIEYAKVKYPKCPIIVLSALGDEEGTVMEAFNMGVSDFVPKPFNPNELAIRVKRLFN; this is encoded by the coding sequence ATGAAGGATATTTTAGTAATAGAAGACGACCAACTCATATTAAAAATGGTTGAATTTCGACTAAAGAAAGAAGGATACAAAGTAGTAATAGCAGAAGATGGTAACAAAGGAATAGAAGCACTGGATGATTTACAGCCTGATTTGATCATAACGGATATTATGGTTCCTTATAAAAGCGGGATAGAGATCATCGAATATGCAAAAGTCAAATACCCTAAATGCCCCATCATTGTCCTCAGTGCATTAGGGGATGAAGAAGGGACCGTTATGGAGGCTTTTAATATGGGCGTATCTGATTTTGTGCCAAAGCCTTTTAATCCAAATGAACTCGCCATCAGGGTAAAAAGGTTATTTAATTAA